The sequence below is a genomic window from Vicinamibacteria bacterium.
CCTGCCAGGCGCGCCGTCGACGGAATGGACGCGGCTATGGCTGAGAGCGGGTTCCAGGAACCACTCTTCACGTCGTACTCCAGTAGATTCGCCTTCTGATCTCTAGCAAAGTGATCCTTGCAAAGGCTCCTACCGGCGCTATCGGTCTCCGACCGGTCCGCCGCGCCACGTCGGGAGGGCTCGATGGTCGACGGCAACGTCGAAGGCGGCGCGAGCCAGAAGGCGCGTCGAGTCCAGCGTGGGTAGCGGAGAGGCGTCGGGCGTCACCAGAAGGGGGATCTCCGTGCACACGAGGGCGACGGCGTCGCAGCCCCGTGCCGCCAGCCGCTCGATGATGCGAACGTACTCCTGAAGCGAGCTTGCGGTGAACACACCGTTGACCAGTTCATCGAAGATGATCCTGTTGATGATGTAGCGCTCGCCCGCATCTGGCACGTCTGCGGCTATCCCACGGCCGGCGAACGCTGTGGGATAGACCGGACCGTCCATTAGGTACCTGGTGCCAAGCACGCCGACGCGCCTGCGGCCATCGCGAGCGGCGCGGTCGGCGACCACCTCAGCGATGTGCAGGCCGGGAAGGGCAAGCTCCTCACCCGGTTGTTCAAGAGCCAGGTGTGCGGTGTTGTCCGGGCAGACGAAGAAGTCAGCGCCCGCACGGGCGAGTCGCTGCACGCTCACGGCCAACGTGGCTCGGATCGAAATGTAGTCCCCTTCGTCCCACGCGGGCATACTGCGTGCCAGGGCGATGCAGTCCAGGGTCACATCCGGGTGTTCATGGGGGCCTAGCTCACGGAACCCCTCCTGGCAGAAGGCTCGGAGGCAGAGCGCGGCCCCCTCCGCGCTGTGGGCGAGAATGCCAAGGTGCTTGATAATGGCTCCTCCCTAGGCGCGAGCAATTCGCAAGATTGCCGCGATGGAGCGATCCACGTCCGTTTCGGTAGTGGCCCAAGAGATCACGCTCACACGCATCGCCGTCTTACCCTGCCAGACGGTCACGCCGGCCCAGCACGTTCCCTCGTCCTGAATTGCCGCGATCACCTGGCGCGTGCGCTCCGCGTCGCCGAAGGACACGAGCACCTGGTTGAGAACCACGTCGTTGAGCACGGGGCACCCAGCATCGCTGAAACCTTCCGCAAAGCGGTTCGCCAGGCGGCAGTTGCGCTCCACGAGATCCGCGAGCCCCGTTCGGCCGAGCGCACGGAGCGACGCCCAAGCGTCGACCCCGCGAGGCCGGCGGGACACTTCAGGAGTGTAATCCGATGGATTGGTTTGATCGCTTGGAAGGTAGTCGGCATTGATCGCCATCGACTTCCGCAGTGCCTCGCCGTCGCGCACGATCGCCATGCCGCAGTCGTAGGGAGCATTCAGCCACTTGTGGGCGTCGGTGGCCCAGGAATCCGCGAGCTCGAGTCCATCCGCGAGGTGAGCCCGCGCCGGCGCGGCACGCGCCCACAGACCAAAAGCCCCGTCGACATGAACCCATGCCGGCGCTCTCGACGCACGCACGTACTGGATGACCTCCTTGAAGGGATCAAAAGCACCGGTGTTCACGTTCCCCGCCTGCAGGCACACGATCGTCGGGCCAGAAATGAACGGGAGTGCATCTGCGCTCATCCGGCCCTGCGAATCCACGGGAACCTTGACGACGCGGTTGCGTCCCAGACCCACGACGCCAAGCGCCTTGAAAAGCGTCGGATGCGCTTCGGCACCCGCGATTACAGTGATTGGCGGCGCGCCAAACAGCCCGTCAGCCTCGACATTCCATCCGACCCGAGCGAGAACCGAGCACCGGGCGGCGGCGAGTGACGTGATGTGCGCAACCGTGGTTCCGGTGACGAAAGCGCCCACGGAAGCGCGTGGGAGTCCGAGCAGCTCGATTGTCCAACGAAGCGCGATCTGTTCCAGCGTAGTGCTGCCCGGAGACGAGACAAAAAAGCCTCCGTGTTGTTCCCACGCCGTTGAGAGCCAGTTCGCCGCGAGCGCGGCCGGCAACGCCGAGCTGTTCACGAAGCCGAAGAAACGCGGACCAGCAATCGCCATCGTGGCGGGAGAGCCGATGCGGTCCAGCTCCTCGACGACCTGGTCAGCAGACATCGGACTGTCCTGAAGAGGGACATCGAATGCTTTCAGCCCCGCGAGCGCTTCCTGGCTGGGAGCGACGCGACGCTCGCCAATGCCATTGAGATAGCGCGTGGAGCGATCGGCGACATCGGCGAGTACTTGCCAGGTCCTGCCGGCGGAGGTTCGAGCATCAGTCATGGTCGCATGCCGGGTGAATGCGCGGCTTTCTAATACAACCGGTCCGGGTTATCCGCCCGGACCCACCGGGCGAAGGCGGCGACCGGCGGCGTCATCTTGGGAAGCACGACTTGGGAAGCACGACCCCCATCTTCTCGAGATTCTCGTAGAAGGACATAGAACTCCTAGTCGTTGAGACTCCCGCGACGAGACCCTCGACCACTAGGAGAGCAGCTCCCCGACGATCCGGTCGACGTGGATGCGCGTCGTATCGAGGAAGGGGATTCCGACGTCCCTAGCCTCGCGCAAGAGAAGGGGTAGCTCGGTTCCTCCCAAGACAAGCCCCTGGATCTGCTGTTCCCGGCGCATCCGCTCGATGATCGCGAGCAGTCCCTCGCGCGTCTCCGGCCGAAAGACCCCCTTTTGCAGCTCGCCGAGGTAGATCTGGTGGATGTAGGCCTGTTCGTCCGGCGCGGGTAGGACCAAGAGGATACCCCGGGCCGAGAAGTCAGATTGAAAGAACTGGCCCTGCATTGTGAAGCGGGCGCCGATCAGTCCCATATGCTTCAAGCCGAGCCGTTCGGCTGCGAGCCCCGCCGCC
It includes:
- a CDS encoding amino acid racemase, with protein sequence MTLDCIALARSMPAWDEGDYISIRATLAVSVQRLARAGADFFVCPDNTAHLALEQPGEELALPGLHIAEVVADRAARDGRRRVGVLGTRYLMDGPVYPTAFAGRGIAADVPDAGERYIINRIIFDELVNGVFTASSLQEYVRIIERLAARGCDAVALVCTEIPLLVTPDASPLPTLDSTRLLARAAFDVAVDHRALPTWRGGPVGDR
- a CDS encoding pyridoxal-dependent decarboxylase, which produces MTDARTSAGRTWQVLADVADRSTRYLNGIGERRVAPSQEALAGLKAFDVPLQDSPMSADQVVEELDRIGSPATMAIAGPRFFGFVNSSALPAALAANWLSTAWEQHGGFFVSSPGSTTLEQIALRWTIELLGLPRASVGAFVTGTTVAHITSLAAARCSVLARVGWNVEADGLFGAPPITVIAGAEAHPTLFKALGVVGLGRNRVVKVPVDSQGRMSADALPFISGPTIVCLQAGNVNTGAFDPFKEVIQYVRASRAPAWVHVDGAFGLWARAAPARAHLADGLELADSWATDAHKWLNAPYDCGMAIVRDGEALRKSMAINADYLPSDQTNPSDYTPEVSRRPRGVDAWASLRALGRTGLADLVERNCRLANRFAEGFSDAGCPVLNDVVLNQVLVSFGDAERTRQVIAAIQDEGTCWAGVTVWQGKTAMRVSVISWATTETDVDRSIAAILRIARA
- a CDS encoding amino acid racemase codes for the protein MKTIGMLGGMGPEATIDYYRLMIASFRERRPDGGYPPILINSVDLSRLLAFFEADDKAGATEFLATEMNRLADAGADFGFLSACAAHFVFERVRERSRLPLISIVEAAGLAAERLGLKHMGLIGARFTMQGQFFQSDFSARGILLVLPAPDEQAYIHQIYLGELQKGVFRPETREGLLAIIERMRREQQIQGLVLGGTELPLLLREARDVGIPFLDTTRIHVDRIVGELLS